In the genome of Calditrichota bacterium, one region contains:
- the hxsB gene encoding His-Xaa-Ser system radical SAM maturase HxsB has translation MFMKFLPKDHFKKKTDNYFLLPFRFERIEDKELIVNDLGDYIWFESGTVESIVNRKIDSFSSLYKDLLSKNFISETPVPENIEQLAIRFRTQKSFLDKFTSLHIFVITLRCNHTCHYCQVSRKPEYNLEYDISDSNLDKAISLMFKSPSNYLTVEFQGGEPLLAESKIKFAVERIKKINVLEKRNITFVVCTNITLVEEDFLFYCKENDISISTSYDGPQFIHDKNRFITKQSSHDLTLRGIELCRKILGYDSISPLMTTSQLSLEYPVEIINDYLEQEFTSIFLREINPFGFAKKSEKLNLYNTEKFISFFKTALDYILELNKKGTFFIEEFTTVILSKILTPFPVGFTDLQSPNGAINNVIVYNHDGYVYASDESRMLAEDNDNFFRLGHMEKHTYHEIFYGKKAHQIAENWANECIAGCSDCAFQPFCGADPIRNYSTQNDMYGFRPTNSFCAKNKQIIKYIFQLLEDPINQKIFRSWVVRKPVTLK, from the coding sequence ATGTTTATGAAATTTTTGCCAAAGGATCATTTTAAAAAGAAAACTGATAATTATTTCCTTTTACCTTTTAGATTTGAAAGAATCGAAGACAAAGAATTAATTGTAAATGATCTTGGTGATTATATATGGTTTGAATCTGGAACTGTAGAGTCTATAGTAAATAGAAAGATAGATTCATTTTCCAGTTTGTACAAAGACTTATTATCAAAAAATTTTATATCTGAAACCCCTGTTCCCGAAAACATTGAACAATTGGCTATTAGATTCCGAACCCAAAAATCATTCCTCGATAAATTTACTTCATTACATATCTTTGTTATAACTCTTAGATGTAACCATACATGTCATTATTGTCAGGTTTCTAGGAAACCGGAATATAATTTAGAATATGATATATCAGACAGTAATCTGGATAAAGCAATTTCCTTAATGTTTAAATCGCCCTCCAATTATCTCACGGTAGAATTCCAGGGCGGTGAACCTTTATTGGCAGAAAGTAAGATCAAATTTGCTGTTGAAAGAATAAAAAAGATCAATGTCTTAGAAAAAAGAAATATAACCTTTGTCGTTTGCACAAATATCACTTTAGTAGAAGAAGATTTCCTTTTTTACTGTAAAGAAAATGATATTTCTATTTCTACCTCGTACGATGGCCCTCAATTTATTCACGATAAAAATCGATTTATTACAAAACAAAGTAGTCACGATTTAACATTGAGAGGGATTGAGTTGTGTCGCAAAATATTAGGGTATGATTCAATATCACCCTTAATGACAACATCACAGTTATCACTGGAATATCCAGTAGAAATAATTAATGATTATTTAGAACAAGAATTTACTAGTATCTTTTTAAGAGAAATAAATCCTTTTGGATTCGCGAAAAAATCAGAAAAACTTAATCTTTATAATACAGAAAAATTTATTAGTTTTTTTAAAACTGCTCTTGATTACATATTGGAGTTGAATAAAAAAGGGACATTTTTTATTGAAGAATTTACTACTGTAATTTTATCGAAAATATTAACACCCTTTCCCGTTGGATTTACTGATTTACAATCTCCAAATGGTGCTATCAATAATGTTATTGTTTATAACCATGACGGCTATGTATATGCCTCTGATGAATCACGAATGCTTGCAGAAGATAATGATAACTTTTTTAGACTTGGACACATGGAAAAACATACATATCATGAGATTTTTTATGGCAAAAAAGCGCATCAAATTGCTGAAAACTGGGCTAATGAATGTATAGCGGGGTGCTCTGATTGTGCTTTTCAACCATTTTGTGGTGCCGATCCAATAAGGAATTACTCTACTCAAAATGATATGTATGGCTTTAGGCCAACAAATTCATTTTGTGCAAAGAACAAACAAATAATCAAATATATTTTTCAACTTTTAGAAGATCCTATAAATCAAAAGATTTTTAGGTCTTGGGTCGTACGTAAACCTGTAACTTTAAAATGA
- the hxsD gene encoding His-Xaa-Ser system protein HxsD yields the protein MFEIDTNLYDVETIHRCFYWYQKEFSVEIDLNKNNTASIKMDLLNSGSIENSQKDKICKNIKRDLIDYKLRSIISKETKNIKELIIAKAFSNHD from the coding sequence GTGTTTGAAATAGATACAAACCTCTATGATGTTGAAACAATACATAGATGTTTTTACTGGTATCAAAAAGAATTTAGCGTTGAAATAGATTTAAATAAAAACAATACAGCATCTATTAAAATGGACTTACTTAATAGTGGTTCAATAGAGAATTCACAAAAAGACAAAATTTGTAAAAATATTAAAAGAGATTTAATTGATTATAAACTTCGATCTATTATTTCAAAAGAAACTAAAAACATAAAAGAACTAATTATTGCAAAAGCTTTTTCAAACCATGATTGA
- a CDS encoding peptidoglycan-binding protein — MKSLNDVVRSVLIGLTGIGTITEDVLSNNTNDYVKDLPDSEPPIFDTKKKNFTKKPVLILKQYSNSNDFFFASHRSHRSHSSHRSHYSSRTTTPSYTPKTPKTYTKQNDELGSRTLKQGHKGKDVAKLESKLKTLLYSIIPDQIYDKNTTNIVKDIQSRFGLSIDGVVGPLTLYYIINFNSENYKFKKGLTKANLGSRILKLGFSGKDVRLLKQKMNKLGYKLEISDDFDIDLEKAIKSFQKKNGINPDGIVSFLTFLKLGILY, encoded by the coding sequence ATGAAAAGTCTCAATGATGTAGTACGGAGTGTTCTTATTGGATTAACAGGTATCGGAACCATTACAGAGGATGTATTATCTAATAATACAAACGATTATGTAAAGGATTTGCCAGATAGTGAGCCACCCATTTTTGACACGAAGAAAAAAAATTTTACAAAGAAACCTGTTTTAATATTGAAGCAATATTCTAACTCAAATGATTTCTTTTTTGCTTCTCATCGATCACATCGATCCCACTCGTCACATAGATCTCATTATTCAAGTAGGACAACTACACCCAGTTATACTCCAAAAACCCCCAAAACTTACACTAAGCAAAATGATGAATTGGGATCAAGAACCCTAAAACAAGGCCATAAAGGAAAAGATGTAGCCAAATTAGAATCAAAGTTAAAAACTTTGCTTTATTCAATTATTCCAGACCAAATTTACGATAAGAATACAACAAACATAGTCAAAGATATCCAATCACGATTTGGGTTATCAATTGATGGAGTAGTTGGCCCCTTAACATTATACTATATAATAAATTTTAATTCCGAAAATTATAAATTTAAAAAGGGCTTAACCAAAGCAAATTTAGGCTCTAGGATTCTGAAACTTGGTTTTAGTGGGAAAGATGTAAGATTATTAAAACAAAAAATGAATAAACTAGGATATAAGTTGGAAATCAGTGATGACTTTGACATTGATTTAGAGAAAGCGATCAAAAGTTTTCAAAAGAAAAATGGAATAAATCCTGATGGTATAGTTTCTTTTCTTACATTTCTAAAACTAGGTATACTGTATTGA